Within the Clostridium scatologenes genome, the region GTGAACAAGTTGAATGTACTGATATGTATGGAAACTTGATTTCAGATGAAAGTTTACCTGCTGAAAGAGTCTTAAAAGGGGAAAAGCTATCAGCATATAAAATTTTTATGAAAATTAATAATAAAAGAATCAATGTAGAATTAAATGGAACTCCAGTATATAATAAACAAGGTGATTTTGTTGCAGGTATACTATGTTTCCGTGACATTACTGAAAAGGTAAAAAGTGAAGAAGACCTATTAATAAAAACTCAATATGGTTTATTAAATAGGATGGTAGAAAATTTAGATTTGCCTGTTATAACGTTGTCTTATCCAGATTTAAAAATTACGCATATCAATCAAAAAGCTTATAAATTTATGAGTGGTTTAAAGCCAGGGATAAAATCAATATCTTCATTTAAAGGAAAAAATTATTGTGATATTATAACTAATTTTAATAAGTATATGCTGCTTAAGCATATTAGAGACATAGTAAATAAGAAAGAAACTTCTTATTTAAAATATATAAGGTTGGTAGTAGATGGGGAAGAAGTGTTTGTGAAAAAACTATATCAACCAGTTTTGGGGCTTAATGGTGAATTGGCACAAGTAGTAGTGATTTTTATGGATGTAACTCAAGAGATAGAGGCTAAGCTTAAAATAGAGAAAACTCTTAAAATGCATGAACAATTTTTGACTAATATATCCCATGAACTTAAAACACCTTTGAATGTAATATTTAGCTCTGCTCAATTACTAGAGTTATATTTAAAAAATAAATCCATATCAGAGAATAAAGAAAAAATTATTAAAGACACTTATTTTATAAGACAGAACTGTTACAGGCTTATAAAGCTTATAGGAAATATAATAGATTTGTCAAAGATTGAATCTGGTTTTTTTAAACTAAATCTATCTAATGAAAATATAGTAAGTGTAGTTGAAGATATTGTCCAATCAGTATCGGAATATGTTGCGAGCAAGGGGTTAAGTATTATTTTTGACACAGATATAGAAGAAAAAATTATTGCTTGTGACCCTGATAAAATTGAAAGAGTTATACTTAATCTTATCTCTAATGCAATTAAATTTTCTGATCCAGGGGATGAAATCTATGTAAATGTTACAGATAAAAATGAAACTGTTGAAATATCGGTAAAAGATAATGGTATAGGAATTGATAAAAATCATTTAAATGCTATTTTTGAAAGGTTTAATCAAGTAGATAAATCATTCACTCGTAATGCAGAGGGAAGTGGAATTGGGTTGTGTTTAGTAAAATCAATTGTTGAATTGCATGATGGAAAAATAAGTGCTGAAAGTAAACTAGGTGAGGGAAGTACGTTTAAAATAGAACTTCCTTTAAAAGTAATAGAAAATGAAAAAAGTGTTGTAGAAAGTAAATGTAATAGTAAAATTGAAATGATAAATATTGAATTTTCTGATATATATTCAATGTGATTTTAAAAATATTATCATTATTCTATTGACAATTAGGTTTTTATATTTTATTATATAAAATAAGTTTAAAAAGTAAAAATATTATAAATACAAAGAAAAGGATTAGTAAAAATGTTAATCTTTTTGAAGAGAGGGAATGGGTGGTGAAAAATTCCTAGAAGATCATTTTGAACCTACCTTGGAGTTCTGTACTGAAATAATAGTAGGATACAGCGGGTAATAACCGTTAATAATTAAGAGAGAATATGTTTTATAGAAATATATTAAACAGGGTGGTACCGCCGATATAGTCTTGGTCCCTTATTGGGATTAAGGCTTTTTTTAGTTTAAAAATCTATAAACGTTTTTCATATTTTTAGTAATCAAAAAATAATATATAATGCATTATTTTTATTTTAGTTGTCAAGGATGTTAAAGTAAGAAATCAGTGGTTATTGAATAAATTTATTACAATTTATAGGAGGGTATTAAAATGGAAAAAGATAAGAAATTAGTAGAACAAATTACACCAATGGATGAAGATTTTGCACAATGGTATACAGATATAATAAAAAAGGCAGAACTTGCTGATTACTCAAGTGTTAGGGGCTGCATGATTATACGTCCTTATGCTTATGCAATGTGGGAAAATATTCAAGGTGATTTAGATAGAAGATTTAAAGAAACAGGACATGAAAATGTATATATGCCTATGTTTATACCAGAAGGGTTACTTCAAAAGGAAAAAGACCATGTTGAAGGTTTTGCACCAGAAGTTGCATGGGTAACTCAAGGAGGAAATGAAGAATTAACTGAAAGATTATGTGTACGTCCTACATCAGAAACATTATTCTGTGAGCACTATGCTAAAACAGTTCAATCATACAATGATTTACCAAAATTATACAATCAGTGGTGTTCGGTTGTAAGATGGGAAAAAACTACACGTCCTTTCCTTAGAACTACAGAATTCCTATGGAATGAAGGTCATACTATACATGCAACTCAAGAAGAATCAGAGGAAGAAACAATTAAAATGTTAAATGTATATGCAGATCATGTTGAACAAATGCTTGCAATTCCTGTTATAAGAGGTGAAAAAACTGAAAAAGAAAGATTTGCAGGTGCTATAGGGACTTATACTATAGAAGCTTTAATGCATGATGGAAAAGCACTTCAAGCAGCTACTTCTCATAATTTTGGAACTAACTTTGCTGAAGCTTTTAACATGCAATATACAGATAAAAATGGTAAATTACAATATGTTCATCAGACATCATGGGGAATAACTACACGCTTAATAGGTGCAATAATAATGGTTCATGGAGATGACAGTGGACTTAAACTTCCACCAAGAATAGCACCAATTCAAGTTATTATAGTTCCTATAGCTCAACATAAGGAAGGCGTTTTAGAAAAGGCTGCTGAATTAAAGGCAAAAATATCTAAGATAGCTAGAGTAAAGGTTGATGATAGTGACAAAATGCCAGGTTGGAAATTTGCTGAATATGAGATGAAAGGTGTTCCAATACGTTTAGAAATAGGACCTAAAGATATTGAAAAAAATCAAGTAGTACTTGTAAGAAGAGATAATGGAGAAAAGATAATAGTTTCAATAGATGAAATAGAAACAAAAATACCAGCACTTTTAGATGATATACACAATTCTATGTTTGAAGCTGCTAAAAAAATTAGAGAAGAAAAAACTAGTTCTGCAACAAATATGGAACAATTTAAAGATATAGTTGAAAATAAAACAGGATTTGTTAAAGCTATGTGGTGTGGAGACAGAGCTTGTGAAGATAAGATTAAGGAAGAAACTGGTGCAACATCTAGATGTATTCCATTTAAGCAAGAAAAGATATCAGGTACTTGTGTATGCTGTGGTAAGAAGACTGATCAGATGGTTTACTGGGGAAGAGCATACTAAGAATAATTTAAGTATTACAAATTAAAATGTATATTAAAAAGTCTACTGAAAATATTAAGCAGTAGGCTTTTTAAATTCAGAATTTGAACATAAGGTCTAGTTGTAGGATACATATAAGAATGATTTTTTAACCTTAATTTTAGATGTTAAAAAACTTTTATATAATGTAAAATATCGTTATAATTTAAATATAAGGTGTGTGAAAAATGTGTTTTGTATGTTAAATTTCAGTTGCTATTTTCTTTCTCATACCTAATAAAAGTTAAAGGGAGAATTTTATGTTTAAAAGTATAATATTGGAAAAGGCTGAAAAGCTAAAAGATAAACTCATAACAATTAGAAGAGACATACATGCGCATCCTGAAATAGGTATGCACGAAAATAGGACAGCAAAGGTAATAGCGGATAAATTAAAAGAACTTGGAATAGAAGTCCAAGAGCATGTAGGTGGTACAGGAGTAGTTGGATTATTGAGAGGCAAGGAGCCAGGAAGAACTATACTTTTAAGGGCGGATATGGATTGTCTTAGATTAAGAGAGGAAAATGATATAAAGTATAAGTCACAGTATCCTGAATTTATGCATGCTTGTGGACATGATGCTCATGTATCTTGGCTTATTGGAGCAGCTTCGATTTTGGCAGAATTTAAAGATGAATTTAGTGGAAATGTTAAGTTCTTATTTCAACCAGCAGAAGAAGGTGCTGGTGGAGCGGAAAAAACTATACATAGTGGAGTTTTAGAAAATCCAAAGGTAGATGTAGTAATAGGTGCCCATGTATGGCCAGGAATAGCAGCAGGAAAAATAGGTATAAAGCCGGGACCTCTTATGGCAGCTTCAGATAATTTTAAAATAGTAATACATGGAAAAGGTGGGCATGGAGGTCAACCGCAAAAATGTATAGATCCTATAGCTGTAGCATGTGAAATATACATGGCACTGCAAACTGTAATAAGTAGAAAAGTAGATCCGTTAGAGCCAGCTGTTATAAGTATTGGAAAGTTTAATGCTGGTTCAGCTCATAATATAATACCAGATAGGGCAGAATTAGAAGGAACGATAAGAACATTAACTTATGAAGTGAGAGAAAAGATGCCAGCAATGATAGAATCTATTATAAAGGGTATAAGTGAAGCTAATGGAGCAGAATATGAATTTAACTTTACTCCTTATCATGCGCCTGTTGTAAATGATTATGAAATTACTACTATGTTAGGAAAAGCTGCCAGTAGAGTAATAGGAGCTAAAAATGTAATCATAGTAGATAAACCAACTATGATAGGTGAAGATTTTTCTAGCTTTGAAGAAAAGGTTCCTGGAACATTTTTTTGGGTTGGAAATCTTAATAAGGAAAAAGGAATTACTGAGCCACTTCATAGTCCAGAATTTAATGTAGATGAGGATATAATATACAAAGCTGCTGCCATATTTGCTCAATTTGCACTTATATATTTAGATGATTAAAATTAAATAATTGTTTATAAATACTATAGATAAAATATATTTATTGATATAATATATAGTGTAAAGTTAAAAAGATTGTATAGTGGAGGCTAGATATGTTTAATAATAAAAAGTTCGATGGCAATAAAATAAAGTATGGTATTTATTATGCCATTGTTGTAGCTATTGTAATATTTATTTTAAATGATTACGTAGTGAATTTAAAAACACAGCATATTCAATATAGCGAATTTATAAATTATGTAAATTCAAATAAAATTGAAGAAGTGCAAATTTCAAAGGATAAATTAATAGTTATACCTAAGGTTAAAAGTGGAGAGAGCAAAAAGACATTATACACAGAAAGATTAGATGATAATGATTTAATAAAAAGATTAGATAATGCAAAAATTACATATGGTGGAGTGCCTCAAGAAAACAGTCCTATAAGAAGCTTCTTTATAAATTGGATATTACCAGTTGCAATTTTTATATTCTTAGGAAGGCTTTTATTTGGAAAATTAGATAAGAAAATGGGAAGCGGTGTTATGTCATTTGGAAAAAACACGGCTAAAATATATGCAGAAAGTGAAACAGGTGTAAACTTTAGTGATGTGGCTGGACAGGAGGAAGCTAAAGAATCTTTGATAGAAATAGTCGATTTTTTACATAAACCTGAGAGATATACAGATATAGGTGCAAGGCTTCCTAAAGGTGCTCTTTTAGTAGGCCCTCCAGGAACAGGTAAAACATTACTAGCTAAAGCAGTGGCAGGGGAAGCTAAAGTTCCATTTTTTTCCATATCTGGTTCAGCTTTTGTAGAGATGTTTGTAGGTATGGGGGCTTCAAGGGTAAGAGATTTATTTGAACAAGCACAACAAAAGGCACCATGTATAGTGTTTATAGATGAAATTGATGCTATAGGTAAGAGCAGAGACAATAATGTTAGTGGAAATGATGAAAGAGAGCAAACATTAAATCAATTATTAGCAGAAATGGATGGATTTGATTCTTCCAAAGGAGTAGTAATTTTAGCAGCCACTAATAGACCAGAAATATTAGATAAGGCTCTTTTAAGACCAGGAAGATTTGATAGAAGGGTAATAGTGGATAGACCAGATCTAAAAGGAAGAGAAGAAATACTAAAAGTACATGCTAAAGGAGTTAAGATAGCTAACGAATCTGATTTGAATTCTGTTGCTAAGGGTACTCCAGGTGCAGTAGGAGCAGATTTGGCTAACATAATAAATGAAGCAGCACTTAGAGCAGTTAAAAATAATAGAAAAGAAGTAATCCAAGAAGATTTAGAAGAGGCAATAGAAGTAATCATTGCAGGTAAAGAAAAGAAAGACAGAATATTATCAGATAAGGAAAAGAGATCAGTTGCTTTTCATGAAGTTGGTCACGCACTTGTAGCTGCTTTATTAAAAAATACTGATCCAGTACACAAAATAACTATTGTACCAAGAACTATGGGAGCTTTAGGATATACTATGCAGCTACCAGAAGGTGAAAAGTATCTTACAACTAAAGAAGAAATGATGGATCAAATATGTGTAATGTTAGGTGGAAGAGCTGCAGAAGAAATAGAGTTTAATACCATATCTACAGGTGCAGCTAATGATATTGAAAGAGCAACTTCATCTGCAAGAAGTATGGTAACTATGTATGGAATGAGTGAAAGATTTGATATGATGGGACTTGAATCTATTCAAAATAGATATTTAGATGGAAGACCTGTGCAAAATTGCAGTGCTGAAACAGCATCAATAATTGATGAAGAGACTTTAAAAATAATAAGAGCAGGTCATGAGAAATCTAAAAAGATACTTGCAGACAATAGAACATTGCTTACTAAAATATCAAATAGACTTATGGAAAAAGAAACTCTTATGGGTGATGAGTTTATGGCTATAGTGGAAGAAGAAAAAAATTTAAATGAATCATCATTAGATTAGAATTGGTGGAGAGTATTATGGAAAACAATGAACTTGAAAAAGAATTAAAAAGGGAAATAGAATTAAATTTAGAAAAAGAAAAGTTAGAAGAGACTCTTGAAGAAATAAAAAATCAGACTTTAAATTTTATACAAAAGAGAAAAGATATTTCAGATTATATAGTTAGATTTAGAAAAAAGAAACTTGAAGAATATAAAGATGATGAAGATGAAATAGTAAAGTATTTTGATCATGAAATATTTGTAAAAGAAGAGGCGTTTAAGTTTATAGATAGAAAACTCAGAGAGCTTAATATTCTTAGTAGTTCTCCTTATTTTGGAAAGATAATTTTTGAAGATGAATATGGAACGGAAACTGTATATATTGGAAGATTTGGTATGGATAAAGATGAAGATTATGAACCAATTATTGTGGATTGGAGGTCTCCTGTAAGTGCTTTGTTTTATGCAGGAACTTTAGGAGAAGCAACTTATAAAGCACCAATGGGTGAAATAAAGACAAATATTTTATCTAAGAGACAATTTATCATAAAAAAAGCTAAGTTAATAGGATTATTTGATTCCAATATTGATGTTAAAGATGAAGTACTTCAAATGGTATTAAGCAAAAATGCTGGTGAAAAGTTAAA harbors:
- the ftsH gene encoding ATP-dependent zinc metalloprotease FtsH → MFNNKKFDGNKIKYGIYYAIVVAIVIFILNDYVVNLKTQHIQYSEFINYVNSNKIEEVQISKDKLIVIPKVKSGESKKTLYTERLDDNDLIKRLDNAKITYGGVPQENSPIRSFFINWILPVAIFIFLGRLLFGKLDKKMGSGVMSFGKNTAKIYAESETGVNFSDVAGQEEAKESLIEIVDFLHKPERYTDIGARLPKGALLVGPPGTGKTLLAKAVAGEAKVPFFSISGSAFVEMFVGMGASRVRDLFEQAQQKAPCIVFIDEIDAIGKSRDNNVSGNDEREQTLNQLLAEMDGFDSSKGVVILAATNRPEILDKALLRPGRFDRRVIVDRPDLKGREEILKVHAKGVKIANESDLNSVAKGTPGAVGADLANIINEAALRAVKNNRKEVIQEDLEEAIEVIIAGKEKKDRILSDKEKRSVAFHEVGHALVAALLKNTDPVHKITIVPRTMGALGYTMQLPEGEKYLTTKEEMMDQICVMLGGRAAEEIEFNTISTGAANDIERATSSARSMVTMYGMSERFDMMGLESIQNRYLDGRPVQNCSAETASIIDEETLKIIRAGHEKSKKILADNRTLLTKISNRLMEKETLMGDEFMAIVEEEKNLNESSLD
- the proS gene encoding proline--tRNA ligase, with translation MEKDKKLVEQITPMDEDFAQWYTDIIKKAELADYSSVRGCMIIRPYAYAMWENIQGDLDRRFKETGHENVYMPMFIPEGLLQKEKDHVEGFAPEVAWVTQGGNEELTERLCVRPTSETLFCEHYAKTVQSYNDLPKLYNQWCSVVRWEKTTRPFLRTTEFLWNEGHTIHATQEESEEETIKMLNVYADHVEQMLAIPVIRGEKTEKERFAGAIGTYTIEALMHDGKALQAATSHNFGTNFAEAFNMQYTDKNGKLQYVHQTSWGITTRLIGAIIMVHGDDSGLKLPPRIAPIQVIIVPIAQHKEGVLEKAAELKAKISKIARVKVDDSDKMPGWKFAEYEMKGVPIRLEIGPKDIEKNQVVLVRRDNGEKIIVSIDEIETKIPALLDDIHNSMFEAAKKIREEKTSSATNMEQFKDIVENKTGFVKAMWCGDRACEDKIKEETGATSRCIPFKQEKISGTCVCCGKKTDQMVYWGRAY
- a CDS encoding M20 metallopeptidase family protein; translated protein: MFKSIILEKAEKLKDKLITIRRDIHAHPEIGMHENRTAKVIADKLKELGIEVQEHVGGTGVVGLLRGKEPGRTILLRADMDCLRLREENDIKYKSQYPEFMHACGHDAHVSWLIGAASILAEFKDEFSGNVKFLFQPAEEGAGGAEKTIHSGVLENPKVDVVIGAHVWPGIAAGKIGIKPGPLMAASDNFKIVIHGKGGHGGQPQKCIDPIAVACEIYMALQTVISRKVDPLEPAVISIGKFNAGSAHNIIPDRAELEGTIRTLTYEVREKMPAMIESIIKGISEANGAEYEFNFTPYHAPVVNDYEITTMLGKAASRVIGAKNVIIVDKPTMIGEDFSSFEEKVPGTFFWVGNLNKEKGITEPLHSPEFNVDEDIIYKAAAIFAQFALIYLDD
- a CDS encoding PAS domain-containing sensor histidine kinase, with the protein product MKYTLKDRIKFVEQINSSNKTAVAIFSFPDLIVLEANKNYLNFLNNSYNKIDNIMGRKLESIVESYKESTLEKTFKNVIKDGKPYYVNEFNFKEEVYWDLSMVPVYVNGEIECVIQSCVDVTERVKNRNIMEKQERVIREQKQELESIIENISDALVIFDGNGDFSIVNKAARNYLFYSKVLNNVKEVCEQVECTDMYGNLISDESLPAERVLKGEKLSAYKIFMKINNKRINVELNGTPVYNKQGDFVAGILCFRDITEKVKSEEDLLIKTQYGLLNRMVENLDLPVITLSYPDLKITHINQKAYKFMSGLKPGIKSISSFKGKNYCDIITNFNKYMLLKHIRDIVNKKETSYLKYIRLVVDGEEVFVKKLYQPVLGLNGELAQVVVIFMDVTQEIEAKLKIEKTLKMHEQFLTNISHELKTPLNVIFSSAQLLELYLKNKSISENKEKIIKDTYFIRQNCYRLIKLIGNIIDLSKIESGFFKLNLSNENIVSVVEDIVQSVSEYVASKGLSIIFDTDIEEKIIACDPDKIERVILNLISNAIKFSDPGDEIYVNVTDKNETVEISVKDNGIGIDKNHLNAIFERFNQVDKSFTRNAEGSGIGLCLVKSIVELHDGKISAESKLGEGSTFKIELPLKVIENEKSVVESKCNSKIEMINIEFSDIYSM